The sequence ACGGCCGATAGAATCACAGAGGATGGATTTACTTTGTCTAATCCTGCATACTTAGGTGCAGTTCCGTGGGTAGCTTCAAAAATAGCATGCCCTGTATCATAATTAATGTTTGCTCCGGGAGCAATTCCAATTCCGCCTACTTGAGCAGCAAGCGCATCAGAAATATAATCCCCATTTAAATTCATCGTAGCAACAACATCAAACTCTTTCGGTCGTGTTAAAATCTGTTGTAAGAAAATATCAGCGATAGCATCCTTTATCAAAATTTTTCCAGCTGCAAGTGCCTCATCTTGTGCTTTATTTGCCGCATCCTTTCCTTCTTTTTCAACAATGCGGTCATACTCTGCCCAAGTAAAGACTTTGTCACCAAATTCTTTCTCGGCAACCTCATAACCCCAAATTTTAAATGCGCCTTCTGTAAATTTCATGATGTTACCTTTATGTACTAAAGTAACACTCTTGCGCCCTTCATTAATCGCATATTGAATACTTGCACGTACAAGACGTTTCGTTCCTTCTTCAGAAACTGGCTTTACCCCAATTCCAGAAGTTTCTGGAAAGCGAATGTTTGTTACATTCATTTCTTCTTTTAAAAACTTGATCACTTTTTTCACTTCATCTGTTCCATTTTGCCACTCAATTCCGGCATAAATATCTTCTGTATTTTCACGGAAGATAACCATGTCTACATCTTCAGGACGTTTAACCGGAGACGGTACTCCATCAAAATAACGAACTGGGCGAAGACATGTAAAGAGATCTAATTCTTGGCGTAGTGCAACGTTTAAGGAACGAAATCCACCACCAATTGGTGTTGTAAGCGGTCCTTTAATAGCGATTTTATACTCATCTATTTTGTCCAACGTATCTTGTGGTAACCATTCTCCAGTCTTGTCATACGCTTTTTGCCCTGCATAAACCTCTAGCCAATCAATTTCCTTGGTACCGTTATACGCTTTTTCCACTGCAGCTTCAATCACTTTTTTTGCAGCTGACCAAATATCCGGTCCCGTTCCATCACCTTCAATAAAAGGTATAATTGGTTTGTTTGGAACTTTCAACTGTCCATTCTCTACTATAATTTTTTCTCCCTTTGTCATAACAATCATTACCTCCTAATGTCATTTCTGTATATAGTTTAGCAAAAATAAGTCCTGCTGAACATCTTTGCTTATTGCCTGATTGTTGGCAAGATTCCATCTATTGATGTTGAGGTAGTAACTAATAATCCTTTATCGTTGATCAATAGTAATATATTTTGGTGATTTTGGTCCAGTATAATCTGCTCTTGGACGAATTAATCTGTTATCAGTATATTGCTCCAAAATATGAGCAAGCCAGCCAGATGTTCGACTAACTGCAAAAATCGGTGTAAATAAATCATGATCAATGCCCAAGCTATGATAAACCGATGCAGAATAAAAATCAACATTTGCTGGTAACCCTTTATGTTCTTTAATGTAATCTTCAATTTTTACAGACATATTATACCATTTCGGCTGTCCAGTTAATTCTGTCAATTGCTTTGACATTTCTTTTAAAAATTTTGCCCGTGGATCTCCATTACGGTACACACGGTGCCCCATCCCCATAATCTTTTCTTTATTATCTAATTTTTCTTGAATATAAGGGATTGCATTTTCTTCTTCTCCAATTTCCATCAACATTTGCATAACCCGTTCATTTGCACCACCATGTAGCGGCCCTTTCAATGCACCAATTGCAGCAGTAATTCCAGAATAAATATCTGAAAGAGTAGCTACACAGACCCTGGCAGTAAAAGTAGAAGCATTTAGTTCATGATCAGCGTGAAGTACAAGCGCTTTATTGATGGCTTCAACTTCAATATCCCTTGGGTCTTCTTCATTTAACATGTAAAGAAAATTTTCTGCATAACTATAATCTTGCTTCGGCTTAACCGGATCTTGCCCCTTCCGAATGCGCGCGAAAGCCGTTACAATTGATGCTATTTTTGCTTGTATACGGATTGCTTTCCGCTGATTTGCTTCTGGACTCATTACTTCTGCTTCATCATCATACAAGCCTAATAATGATACAGCTGTCCGTAATGCTGCCATTGGGTGAACTGTTGAAAGATCGTAGGAACGGAAATGTTTCACAATTCCATCTGGAAGTTCCATATTTGCAGCAAGTTCTTGCTTTAAAGCATCTAATTCGGCTTGGTTAGGAAGCTTTTGATTCCAAAGTAAGTAGATAACCTCTTCAAAACTGGAATATTCTGCCAAATCATCAATCTTGTAACCAACATACGTAAGTTGATCATCTATTATGGAACTAATTGACGATTGAGTTGCTACAACTCCTTCAAGCCCTTTCGTTGTTGCTGTCATAACAAACCCTCTCCTTTATAAATTATTTAGCACACTATCTTTCGACAATGTTTTAAAACTTATAAAAATTTATCCCCCTATGATAATTATAAAGTATTACGAATCTAATGTGAATTGAAACCGATTCAATTCACTATTTAGATTTTACTAGATACACAAATATTTTGCAAAAAAGAGTTTCTTTAGCTTCAACTTCGGTGAATCATTATCAAGTATAGAATTGGGGAAGTTTAGACAGATGCAGCACATTTCGACATTCATTACTAGAGTATCTTTATTAAAAACAATAGTTTATAAGACTATTTTGTTTATAAGTTGCATAAGTAATTAGAGAATGGTTTTTGATTTTTAATAAAATGGGGTTCAATTATGTACAAGCCACTTCTATTTCAATGTGTCCGATTGGTGCTTATCATTATTAGCATCGCATTGTTATGTTTCTCTATGACAATAAGCTTTAGCTATTTGTATCCACTGGCAATTGCCAGTTTAATTGCGATTATTCTTCATCCAGTTGTTACATTTTTAGAAGAAAGGTTAAAATTACCAAGATTATTAGGAACAACAGGAACCATGCTGGTACTTTTTTTTCTTCTAAGCGGCCTTTTATTTATTCTTGTTTCTGAATTTATCCAAGGAACCTTATTTTTAGCAGAACAATTGCCTACGCATTTCCAAACATTCAGTCTTTATTTGACAAATTTCATTGAGCAAAATATCATTCCTATATATCAAAAGTTAACTGCCTATTTTCAAACATTGAATGCTAGTCAACAAGCAGCCATTAGCGAAAACTTAAAGCACTTTATTAACAATCTTACAGCTTCTGCAACAACATTTTTACAAGGGGCGCTTCTTAAGTTACCAACGATTATTGCATCTTTACCCAGCTCTATTACAATCGTTATCTTTATTCTTTTAGCAGCCTTTATGATCACGGTTGACTATAAAAAAATCGTACTATTTTTTCACAAGCATATACCGAATACGTTTAAAATGCCAATCCATAAAGTGATTGTTCAGCTAAAAAAAACAATTATCGGATATGCAAAAGCCCAAATCATCCTTGTGCTGATTTCGGCTATTCTTGTATACGTCGGATTAGTTATTATACAGGTAAATCATGCTTTTACGATTACATTATACATTGCTCTTGTCGACTTATTTCCTTATATTGGTTCGGGTATTATTTTTATGCCATGGATCATTTATCTTTTTATAGTTGGAAATTACTCGATGTCGATTAATTTATCGATTTTGTACGGAATTGTTATCATCATTAGGCAATTAATTGAGCCAAAAATATTATCTTCTAGTATCGGTATCCATCCCCTTGTAGCACTAATAACATTATTTATTGGCATTCAATTTTGGGGAGTAATTGGATTTCTAATCGCACCTATCATGCTTATCTTTATTAACACGCTATATCGAGCAGGCACATTTAACGAGATTTGGAAATTTATTAAAGGATAAAACTCACCACCTTCGATATATGATGGTACGGTTTTTTATAAAGTACTTCATTATTGCTTCTATTTTTTTACTAAACATTCGCCGAGTTGGAGGTATAACTAATAGAAAACCAACCGCATCGGTAATAAAGCCCGGAGTGACTAACAAAACAGCTCCAATTAACACACATATTCCATTAATAATATATCCTGTAGGTGCTTCTCCACGCTGAATGGAAAGCTGTGCCTGATTCCATATCTCAATTCCTTGTTGTTTTGCTAAATAAAAGCCAATTGCGCCAGTCAATATAATCAATAACACAACCCACCAAGTTCCAATTATTCCACCAATCCAAATAAAAAGACCGATTTCGAGTGCAGAAAGAATAAATGCCGTAAGTAAAAACCATTTCATTGAATTTTTTCACCTCCATATGATTCAGTAGTGAGTAGTATAAATTTGTCT is a genomic window of Virgibacillus proomii containing:
- the icd gene encoding NADP-dependent isocitrate dehydrogenase, whose translation is MTKGEKIIVENGQLKVPNKPIIPFIEGDGTGPDIWSAAKKVIEAAVEKAYNGTKEIDWLEVYAGQKAYDKTGEWLPQDTLDKIDEYKIAIKGPLTTPIGGGFRSLNVALRQELDLFTCLRPVRYFDGVPSPVKRPEDVDMVIFRENTEDIYAGIEWQNGTDEVKKVIKFLKEEMNVTNIRFPETSGIGVKPVSEEGTKRLVRASIQYAINEGRKSVTLVHKGNIMKFTEGAFKIWGYEVAEKEFGDKVFTWAEYDRIVEKEGKDAANKAQDEALAAGKILIKDAIADIFLQQILTRPKEFDVVATMNLNGDYISDALAAQVGGIGIAPGANINYDTGHAIFEATHGTAPKYAGLDKVNPSSVILSAVLMLEHIDWREAADLITTAMDKTIASKVVTYDFARLMEGATEVKCSEFGNELIKNMG
- the citZ gene encoding citrate synthase — translated: MTATTKGLEGVVATQSSISSIIDDQLTYVGYKIDDLAEYSSFEEVIYLLWNQKLPNQAELDALKQELAANMELPDGIVKHFRSYDLSTVHPMAALRTAVSLLGLYDDEAEVMSPEANQRKAIRIQAKIASIVTAFARIRKGQDPVKPKQDYSYAENFLYMLNEEDPRDIEVEAINKALVLHADHELNASTFTARVCVATLSDIYSGITAAIGALKGPLHGGANERVMQMLMEIGEEENAIPYIQEKLDNKEKIMGMGHRVYRNGDPRAKFLKEMSKQLTELTGQPKWYNMSVKIEDYIKEHKGLPANVDFYSASVYHSLGIDHDLFTPIFAVSRTSGWLAHILEQYTDNRLIRPRADYTGPKSPKYITIDQR
- the ytvI gene encoding sporulation integral membrane protein YtvI, translated to MYKPLLFQCVRLVLIIISIALLCFSMTISFSYLYPLAIASLIAIILHPVVTFLEERLKLPRLLGTTGTMLVLFFLLSGLLFILVSEFIQGTLFLAEQLPTHFQTFSLYLTNFIEQNIIPIYQKLTAYFQTLNASQQAAISENLKHFINNLTASATTFLQGALLKLPTIIASLPSSITIVIFILLAAFMITVDYKKIVLFFHKHIPNTFKMPIHKVIVQLKKTIIGYAKAQIILVLISAILVYVGLVIIQVNHAFTITLYIALVDLFPYIGSGIIFMPWIIYLFIVGNYSMSINLSILYGIVIIIRQLIEPKILSSSIGIHPLVALITLFIGIQFWGVIGFLIAPIMLIFINTLYRAGTFNEIWKFIKG
- a CDS encoding FxsA family protein, translated to MKWFLLTAFILSALEIGLFIWIGGIIGTWWVVLLIILTGAIGFYLAKQQGIEIWNQAQLSIQRGEAPTGYIINGICVLIGAVLLVTPGFITDAVGFLLVIPPTRRMFSKKIEAIMKYFIKNRTIIYRRW